A single Trichocoleus sp. FACHB-46 DNA region contains:
- a CDS encoding glycosyltransferase family 2 protein, producing the protein MSNLLSTRSQASNPAFSNPTPQVSVIVPIYNEVQSLPHLIEAIATAVTESQISYEIVCVDDGSSDGSTDLLKHLAQARTDLRAVILRRNYGQTAAMSAGFKHATGKVLITLDGDLQNDPADIPHLLARLDEGYDLVSGWRKARQDAALTRLLPSKIANWLIGNVTGVKLHDYGCSLKAYRAELVADMNLYGELHRFLPALAFIEGARITEIPVRHHARRFGQSKYGLGRTLRVLMDLFTIFFMKKFLTRPMHVFGTFGLASMIGGVLLGSYLTFLKLGLGRSIGDRPLLILAVVLFLAGIQLFSFGLLAELLMRTYHESQNRPIYRVREVVGTETETV; encoded by the coding sequence ATGAGCAACTTACTTAGCACCCGCTCTCAAGCTTCGAATCCTGCCTTCTCTAATCCGACACCTCAAGTGTCCGTCATCGTGCCGATTTACAATGAAGTCCAGAGTCTCCCTCACCTAATCGAAGCGATCGCCACGGCTGTCACTGAGAGCCAGATTAGTTATGAAATTGTGTGCGTGGATGATGGCTCCAGTGATGGCTCGACTGATTTGCTCAAGCACCTAGCCCAGGCTCGGACTGATTTGCGGGCTGTCATCCTGCGACGTAACTATGGGCAAACAGCAGCGATGTCAGCTGGCTTCAAGCATGCTACTGGTAAGGTGCTGATTACATTGGATGGCGATTTGCAGAACGATCCAGCCGATATTCCTCACTTGCTGGCTCGTTTAGATGAAGGATATGACTTGGTAAGTGGCTGGCGCAAAGCAAGGCAAGACGCGGCTTTGACTAGACTCCTGCCTTCCAAAATTGCTAACTGGCTGATTGGCAATGTAACTGGAGTGAAACTGCACGACTACGGCTGCTCGCTTAAAGCCTATCGAGCGGAACTCGTTGCAGACATGAATCTCTACGGAGAACTACACCGTTTCTTGCCAGCCTTAGCTTTTATTGAAGGGGCACGGATCACTGAAATTCCAGTGCGTCATCATGCGCGGCGCTTTGGTCAGAGTAAGTATGGTTTAGGTCGGACCCTACGAGTCCTGATGGACTTGTTTACCATCTTCTTTATGAAGAAGTTTTTGACTCGCCCAATGCATGTCTTCGGCACCTTTGGTCTGGCATCAATGATAGGTGGTGTACTGCTGGGCAGCTATTTGACGTTTCTGAAGTTAGGTTTGGGACGAAGCATTGGCGATCGCCCGTTGCTGATTCTGGCGGTGGTATTGTTCCTGGCAGGAATCCAGTTATTTAGTTTTGGTTTGCTCGCAGAACTGCTGATGCGGACTTATCATGAATCTCAAAATAGACCTATCTACCGGGTGCGTGAAGTCGTAGGCACAGAGACAGAAACTGTTTAG
- a CDS encoding glycosyltransferase family 39 protein, translating to MTFSKWFSSFTWFKALIILTLSLSIIFRFIKLDQKVYTVDEVRGILRIEGYTSQEFTDQVYNGKIISNQEIQRYQYPSLEKSFSDTVKALAGNPEHPPLYYLISRFWIDWLDHPVGARVLSALVSLFIFPALYWLCIELFESPLSGWIAIALVAVSPFYLMLAQEARQYSLWTVFILISSASLLRGLRTLSRNSWIIYTAAIALGLYTHLFFVFVLLTHGLYVLLTEKLKSKPTIFYLIASFCGCITFTPWIWVILSSSSRVKTTTSWVASFKIGLFKRFTYWQANLSSIFSDFNDPKINQLVSFAVLVLVLYAIYFLCRHAPKKVWLFVLLLIGSTALAQIIPDLIWGGRRSILSRYLVPSYLGVHLAVAYLFTQQLFRVQVKVSQQRLWRSIFAVLLSVGIMSCAASAQAKDWWKGSSSINLQVAPLINQAPQPLIISDSNLTFVLPLSYLLKPETQFQLFERSRLEEQNFQTELKNSVQKFKYVFLYSPSKQLLQLLEQMNQPSDYKTTVVVGQSQWFQDRNYLYRIQLNSAVDN from the coding sequence ATGACGTTCTCCAAATGGTTTTCATCATTCACTTGGTTTAAGGCTTTAATTATTCTAACTTTGAGCTTGAGTATTATTTTTCGGTTTATTAAACTTGATCAGAAGGTTTACACTGTTGATGAAGTGCGGGGTATTCTTCGAATCGAAGGTTATACTAGCCAAGAATTTACTGACCAAGTTTACAACGGCAAGATTATTAGCAATCAGGAAATCCAACGATATCAATATCCTAGTTTAGAAAAAAGCTTTTCTGATACTGTCAAGGCTTTGGCGGGTAATCCAGAGCATCCTCCTCTGTACTACTTAATTAGCCGATTTTGGATAGATTGGTTAGATCATCCTGTTGGTGCTAGAGTTTTGTCTGCTCTCGTCAGTCTCTTTATATTTCCTGCTTTGTACTGGCTTTGTATAGAGTTATTCGAGAGTCCTTTATCGGGTTGGATTGCGATCGCCCTTGTTGCAGTTTCTCCTTTTTATTTAATGCTGGCTCAAGAGGCACGTCAGTATAGTTTATGGACGGTTTTTATTCTAATATCTAGTGCCTCACTGCTTCGGGGACTACGTACTTTATCGAGAAATAGTTGGATAATTTACACAGCAGCGATCGCATTAGGGCTTTATACCCATTTATTTTTTGTTTTTGTATTATTAACCCACGGATTATACGTTTTACTGACTGAAAAACTCAAAAGCAAACCTACAATATTCTACTTAATTGCTTCTTTCTGTGGCTGTATTACTTTTACTCCTTGGATTTGGGTGATTTTAAGTAGCTCTAGTCGGGTGAAAACTACGACTAGTTGGGTAGCTTCTTTCAAGATTGGTTTATTTAAACGCTTTACTTATTGGCAAGCTAACTTAAGTAGTATTTTTTCGGATTTCAACGATCCTAAAATTAATCAACTTGTTTCTTTTGCTGTTCTGGTTCTAGTTTTATATGCCATTTATTTTCTTTGCCGCCATGCTCCCAAGAAAGTTTGGCTATTTGTCTTACTACTAATTGGTAGTACAGCTTTAGCCCAAATAATTCCTGACTTGATTTGGGGAGGGAGGCGATCGATTCTCTCTCGGTATTTAGTACCTTCTTATTTAGGTGTCCATCTAGCGGTTGCTTACTTATTCACTCAACAACTTTTTAGGGTCCAGGTAAAAGTAAGCCAGCAACGACTATGGCGCTCTATTTTTGCGGTTTTACTCTCTGTTGGCATCATGTCTTGTGCCGCTAGCGCTCAGGCCAAAGACTGGTGGAAGGGTTCTAGCTCAATCAACTTACAAGTGGCACCACTAATCAATCAAGCGCCTCAACCCCTGATTATTAGCGATAGCAACCTTACTTTTGTATTGCCCTTAAGCTATCTTTTAAAGCCTGAAACTCAATTTCAACTATTTGAGAGGTCAAGACTAGAAGAGCAAAATTTTCAGACTGAGCTAAAAAACTCAGTCCAGAAATTTAAATATGTTTTTCTATACTCTCCTTCAAAACAATTGCTTCAGTTGCTAGAGCAAATGAACCAGCCAAGCGATTACAAAACTACAGTTGTAGTAGGACAGTCGCAATGGTTTCAGGATCGCAATTATCTTTACCGCATCCAACTCAACTCTGCGGTTGATAACTAG
- a CDS encoding C40 family peptidase — protein MVSLTDLQAAFEASSSQPVEYQCQAHLNLYDGPESDRLATQAAKGRHLQILSIPTATSSNGATAIPVRLCEDDYPGWLRVEDVAELAIAATAYQAIALSAAEIQTRLPEAIAFTYAAMQQANYYLWGGTVGPNYDCSGLMQAAFTSVGIQLPRDAYQQEAFIQPVAIEELQPGDLVFFGSPAKATHVGLYVGDHSYIHSSGKEQGRNGIGIDRLSEQGDIVSQTYYRQLRGAGRVMASYQPQS, from the coding sequence ATGGTTTCTCTCACCGATTTACAAGCAGCTTTCGAGGCTAGCTCCTCTCAGCCAGTAGAGTATCAGTGCCAAGCTCACTTAAACCTTTACGACGGACCAGAAAGCGATCGCTTAGCCACCCAAGCGGCCAAAGGCAGGCATTTACAGATCCTATCGATTCCAACGGCAACAAGCTCTAATGGTGCGACAGCTATCCCAGTGCGCTTGTGCGAGGACGACTACCCCGGCTGGCTGCGAGTTGAAGATGTTGCGGAACTGGCAATTGCAGCCACAGCGTATCAAGCGATCGCTTTGAGCGCAGCAGAAATTCAAACTCGACTACCAGAGGCGATTGCCTTTACCTATGCAGCGATGCAGCAAGCAAACTATTATCTCTGGGGTGGCACTGTGGGACCGAATTATGATTGCTCTGGATTAATGCAGGCGGCTTTCACCTCTGTGGGTATCCAGCTACCAAGAGACGCTTATCAGCAAGAAGCATTTATTCAGCCTGTGGCGATCGAAGAGTTGCAGCCAGGAGATTTAGTTTTCTTTGGCTCTCCTGCCAAGGCAACTCATGTGGGCTTATATGTTGGGGATCATTCCTACATCCATAGCTCAGGTAAAGAGCAGGGCCGAAATGGTATTGGCATCGATCGCCTGTCTGAGCAAGGAGATATTGTGAGCCAAACTTATTATCGACAATTACGAGGTGCAGGCCGTGTAATGGCTAGTTATCAACCGCAGAGTTGA
- a CDS encoding serine hydrolase produces the protein MAFFRKDEQLETLGDRVLETTWAEFPGLARNQIALTWVVYDPPVSVNTGGALSPDAFWNHAVRGFSYRGVERIYPASVVKLFYLVAMHEWLEKGMIQPSAELERAARDMIVDSSNDATSLVVDVLTGTTSGPELPLGPFETWKQQRNLVNRYFQSLGWPELETINLNQKTWCDGAYGRERAFLGELMENRNMLTTEASARLVHSIVGGVAVSSERSQAMMALMKRSLDPNDLAADPENQVTGFLGGGLPQAAQVWSKAGLTSQVRHDAAYVELAGKRPYLLVVFTEGKAHSQNEAILPFVSQQVAAAIASIAADSA, from the coding sequence ATGGCATTTTTCCGTAAAGACGAACAACTTGAAACCCTGGGCGATCGCGTCCTAGAAACGACTTGGGCCGAGTTTCCCGGATTGGCTCGCAACCAAATCGCGCTTACCTGGGTAGTTTATGATCCCCCAGTCTCCGTCAATACTGGAGGTGCCTTGAGTCCAGATGCCTTCTGGAACCATGCCGTGAGAGGGTTTAGCTATCGAGGAGTGGAGCGAATCTATCCAGCGAGTGTAGTGAAATTGTTCTACTTGGTGGCAATGCATGAATGGCTAGAAAAAGGCATGATTCAGCCGTCAGCCGAGTTAGAGCGAGCCGCCCGCGACATGATTGTGGATTCTAGCAATGATGCCACTAGCTTGGTAGTTGATGTTTTGACTGGCACAACTAGTGGCCCAGAACTACCCCTTGGCCCTTTCGAAACCTGGAAACAGCAGCGCAATCTAGTCAACCGCTATTTTCAATCGTTGGGTTGGCCAGAACTAGAAACCATCAATCTCAACCAGAAAACTTGGTGTGATGGTGCCTATGGCCGCGAGCGGGCGTTTTTAGGAGAACTGATGGAAAACCGCAATATGCTGACGACAGAAGCATCAGCTCGTCTGGTACACAGCATTGTGGGGGGGGTAGCGGTGTCATCCGAGCGATCGCAAGCCATGATGGCCTTAATGAAGCGCAGCCTCGACCCGAACGACCTAGCGGCTGATCCAGAAAATCAAGTTACTGGCTTCTTAGGCGGAGGTTTACCTCAGGCAGCCCAGGTTTGGTCAAAAGCAGGTTTAACCAGTCAAGTGCGGCATGACGCTGCTTATGTTGAGCTTGCTGGGAAGCGGCCTTATCTTCTAGTTGTTTTTACGGAAGGCAAAGCCCATAGCCAGAACGAAGCGATTCTGCCATTTGTGTCGCAGCAAGTTGCCGCTGCAATCGCTTCTATCGCGGCTGACAGTGCTTAA
- a CDS encoding ABC transporter substrate-binding protein, producing the protein MKNFASASGLRPRLAITLAITTLITGLLATACQDATNTNQGNQGQTSSTGSTPAASTANAKGLKIGSLLPATGDLAPIGQAMLASVPLAVDQANQCGGVNGEPVTLVAEDDQTDPTAGAEGMTKLAEADKVAGVVGSFASSVSSAAVDVAARNKVMLISPGSTSPVFTERAKKGDFQGYWARTAPPDTYQARALAKLASDRGFKRVSTVVINNDYGVGFEKEFVEAFKKQGGTVVNEAKPTRYDPKATTFETEAAAAFGGKPDAVVAVLYAETGSLLLKSAYEQGLTEGVQVMLTDGVKSDEFPKQVGKTSDGKFIITNAIGTVPGADGKSLDALAKLWQEKKGQSVSAYVPHSWDAAVLLMLAAEAAKANTGEGVQSKLRDVANAPGTEVSDVCEGLKLLRTGQDINYQGASGNVDIDENGDVIGSYDVWSVKDDGTLANISKVKPE; encoded by the coding sequence ATGAAAAATTTTGCTTCAGCAAGTGGTCTGAGGCCTCGCCTAGCAATCACTTTAGCCATCACAACTTTAATTACAGGTTTACTCGCGACTGCCTGCCAAGATGCTACCAACACCAATCAAGGCAACCAAGGCCAGACGAGCTCGACGGGTTCGACTCCCGCAGCCTCTACTGCTAATGCTAAGGGCTTGAAAATTGGTTCTTTGCTGCCCGCTACAGGGGACTTAGCGCCGATCGGCCAGGCCATGCTAGCTTCTGTGCCCTTGGCCGTGGACCAAGCCAACCAATGTGGGGGCGTGAATGGTGAACCTGTGACGCTGGTAGCAGAGGATGATCAGACTGATCCCACCGCAGGTGCTGAAGGGATGACCAAACTGGCTGAAGCAGATAAAGTTGCTGGTGTAGTCGGCTCGTTTGCTAGTAGCGTTTCTAGTGCCGCTGTGGATGTAGCGGCTCGCAACAAGGTGATGCTGATTTCACCGGGAAGTACGAGCCCTGTGTTTACAGAACGGGCGAAAAAAGGTGACTTTCAAGGGTATTGGGCTCGAACCGCACCCCCCGATACCTATCAAGCCAGAGCTTTGGCGAAGTTGGCGAGCGATCGCGGCTTCAAGCGAGTTTCAACGGTCGTGATTAACAACGACTACGGCGTTGGGTTTGAAAAAGAATTTGTGGAAGCCTTTAAGAAACAAGGTGGCACCGTAGTCAATGAAGCCAAACCCACCCGTTACGACCCTAAAGCCACCACCTTTGAAACGGAAGCCGCCGCTGCTTTTGGCGGTAAACCCGATGCGGTCGTGGCTGTGCTTTACGCCGAGACAGGGAGCCTACTGCTGAAATCTGCCTATGAGCAAGGCTTGACGGAAGGAGTCCAGGTTATGTTGACCGACGGCGTCAAGAGCGATGAATTTCCGAAACAGGTAGGCAAAACGAGTGACGGCAAATTCATCATTACCAACGCGATCGGGACAGTGCCCGGAGCTGATGGCAAGTCTCTGGACGCATTAGCTAAGCTTTGGCAAGAAAAGAAAGGACAATCCGTCAGCGCCTACGTACCGCACTCTTGGGATGCGGCAGTGCTGTTGATGCTAGCGGCGGAGGCAGCCAAGGCAAATACGGGGGAAGGGGTGCAGAGCAAGTTGCGGGATGTAGCTAATGCGCCCGGCACAGAAGTTTCGGATGTTTGTGAAGGGTTGAAGCTACTGCGTACTGGTCAAGATATTAACTACCAGGGTGCTAGCGGCAACGTGGATATTGACGAAAACGGGGATGTCATCGGTAGCTACGATGTCTGGAGTGTCAAAGATGATGGCACGTTAGCCAATATCAGCAAAGTGAAGCCTGAATAA
- a CDS encoding glycosyltransferase family 1 protein codes for MFSLKNQHVALISVHGDPAIEIGKEEAGGQNVYVRQVGEALARQGWQVDMFTRQSSADQPAIVEHAPNCRTIRLVAGPEDFVPRDEIFEFLPEFLQKFLDFQAESGIEYPVVHTNYWMSSWVGMELKKRKKIQQVHTYHSLGAVKYKSISTIPLIASTRLATEKTCLETAERIVATSPQEREHMRSLVSTRGKIDIIPCGTDIQRFGSFSQLEAREKLGLNPEDKVVFYVGRFDPRKGIETLVRAVGRSKFRDQANLKLVIGGGSRPGQSDGMERDRIEGIVKELGLSDMTIFPGRLGDDTLPAFYAAADVCVVPSHYEPFGLVAIEAMASGTPVVASDVGGLQFTVVPEETGLLAPAQDDAAFAEAIDRILSDATWRNQLGVAARHRVETYFSWEGVASQLSELYQKLMSQPAAEKELQKVGA; via the coding sequence ATGTTTTCTCTGAAAAATCAGCATGTCGCCCTGATTTCCGTCCACGGCGACCCTGCAATCGAGATTGGCAAAGAAGAGGCTGGGGGACAAAACGTTTACGTACGGCAAGTGGGTGAAGCACTAGCCCGCCAAGGGTGGCAGGTAGATATGTTTACCCGCCAGAGCAGCGCCGACCAACCCGCTATTGTGGAGCATGCTCCTAACTGCCGCACCATTCGTTTAGTTGCAGGCCCTGAGGATTTTGTACCTCGGGATGAGATCTTCGAGTTTCTGCCAGAATTTTTGCAAAAGTTTCTTGATTTTCAGGCAGAGTCTGGGATTGAGTATCCGGTTGTTCACACCAACTACTGGATGTCTTCCTGGGTGGGAATGGAGCTAAAAAAACGCAAAAAAATTCAACAAGTGCATACATACCACTCCCTAGGAGCGGTGAAGTACAAGTCAATTTCTACAATTCCTCTGATTGCTAGCACTCGTCTGGCAACGGAGAAAACTTGTTTGGAAACGGCTGAGCGTATTGTGGCAACTAGCCCTCAAGAGCGAGAGCACATGCGATCGCTGGTTTCCACTCGCGGCAAAATTGACATTATTCCTTGTGGTACTGATATTCAGCGGTTTGGCTCGTTCTCACAATTAGAAGCACGGGAAAAGCTGGGCCTTAATCCTGAAGATAAGGTGGTGTTTTATGTGGGACGATTTGACCCTCGCAAAGGCATTGAAACCTTAGTACGGGCGGTAGGTCGCTCGAAGTTTCGCGATCAAGCGAACCTGAAGTTGGTGATTGGTGGCGGTAGTCGTCCGGGACAAAGCGATGGCATGGAGCGCGATCGCATTGAGGGGATTGTCAAGGAGCTAGGTCTGAGCGACATGACTATTTTCCCTGGTCGTCTGGGTGACGACACGTTACCCGCCTTCTACGCTGCGGCGGATGTGTGTGTGGTGCCTAGCCATTACGAACCGTTCGGTCTGGTAGCGATTGAGGCAATGGCCAGCGGTACGCCTGTGGTTGCGAGTGATGTGGGTGGTTTGCAGTTTACGGTAGTCCCGGAAGAGACGGGCCTACTGGCACCTGCTCAAGATGATGCTGCCTTTGCTGAGGCGATCGATCGGATCTTGAGTGATGCAACTTGGCGCAATCAGCTAGGGGTTGCGGCGAGACATCGGGTAGAAACTTACTTCAGTTGGGAAGGTGTAGCCTCACAGTTAAGTGAGCTGTACCAGAAGCTGATGAGCCAACCTGCTGCTGAGAAGGAGTTGCAAAAGGTAGGAGCATAA
- a CDS encoding TIGR04222 domain-containing membrane protein — protein MNLQQAELYQRIQAFSLDNPHDSLSFSKRLARENDWILDYTHRVIQEYKKLAFLAVVAGHPVSPSQQVDQAWHLHLAYTRSYWEEFCPKVLGTPLHHEPTRGGRAEQAKFDDWYNQTLKSYADWFGEQPPVDIWPPAHLRFAQDAEFIRVDPQQYWVLPKLRLPKPAIALPALLLALAVVGCTPLMALELENPLNFRGPEFLEFYVLLAVPVIGLASLLRWLLRYPSQGVVASSDLDLYETAFLAGGRQQAIDTAIVRLAQQQYLQPKSRMQAVSITQPLPSGSHPLERAVETAVKVNGSVHHIRGAVTDVAEAISDRLREKGLLLPYWRAFLGQWVPALLVVALLLLGISKVSVGLERHRPVGFLMILCLFTGFAAIRCLIPMRLSRYGQKILQNLLQEKASLKQAVLNGTVEHSPVGLAFALFGTASLSGKSFADLRFALGHSISSRSSGFDGGGGCGSSGCGSSGCGGGCGGCGG, from the coding sequence ATGAACTTGCAACAAGCAGAGCTGTATCAGCGGATTCAAGCCTTTTCACTTGACAACCCCCATGACTCACTCTCTTTTAGCAAACGCTTAGCTCGTGAGAATGATTGGATTCTGGACTATACCCACCGAGTCATTCAGGAATACAAAAAGTTGGCATTTCTGGCAGTGGTGGCAGGGCATCCAGTCAGCCCTTCACAACAGGTAGACCAAGCTTGGCATCTCCACTTGGCCTACACTCGCTCTTACTGGGAAGAATTTTGTCCCAAGGTTTTAGGCACCCCACTACACCATGAACCGACTAGGGGTGGTAGGGCAGAGCAAGCAAAGTTTGATGACTGGTACAACCAAACGCTGAAGAGTTATGCAGATTGGTTTGGTGAACAGCCACCTGTAGATATTTGGCCTCCAGCCCATCTTCGCTTTGCTCAAGATGCAGAGTTTATTAGAGTTGATCCACAGCAGTATTGGGTTTTGCCTAAACTACGACTGCCTAAGCCCGCGATCGCACTTCCGGCATTGCTTCTGGCCCTGGCGGTTGTCGGTTGCACACCACTGATGGCGTTGGAACTGGAGAATCCGCTTAATTTCAGAGGGCCAGAGTTTTTAGAATTCTATGTGCTGTTGGCAGTGCCAGTGATAGGGCTGGCTAGTTTATTACGCTGGCTGCTGCGCTATCCCAGTCAAGGTGTCGTTGCATCTAGTGATCTCGACTTGTACGAAACTGCATTTTTAGCAGGAGGACGACAGCAAGCTATCGATACTGCCATTGTTCGCTTAGCACAGCAGCAATACTTACAACCCAAATCTCGGATGCAAGCAGTATCCATCACTCAGCCTTTGCCTAGTGGGAGTCATCCTCTAGAACGGGCAGTTGAAACAGCAGTTAAGGTAAACGGAAGCGTACACCACATTAGGGGAGCCGTAACCGATGTTGCTGAAGCCATTAGCGATCGCTTGCGAGAGAAAGGATTGTTATTGCCTTATTGGCGAGCATTTCTAGGCCAATGGGTTCCAGCTTTGTTAGTTGTTGCTTTGCTCCTATTAGGGATTAGCAAAGTTAGTGTTGGTCTTGAGCGTCATAGGCCCGTAGGATTTTTGATGATTCTTTGCCTTTTCACAGGCTTTGCAGCAATTCGCTGCCTGATTCCGATGAGGTTGAGTCGCTATGGTCAGAAAATTTTGCAGAACTTATTGCAGGAGAAGGCCAGTTTGAAGCAAGCAGTTTTGAATGGCACAGTGGAGCATAGTCCAGTAGGGTTGGCATTTGCTCTCTTTGGAACTGCATCTTTGTCAGGCAAATCTTTCGCGGATTTACGCTTTGCTCTGGGGCATTCAATCAGTTCTCGTAGCAGTGGTTTTGATGGTGGGGGTGGTTGCGGTAGCAGTGGTTGCGGTAGTAGTGGTTGTGGAGGTGGTTGTGGAGGCTGTGGCGGTTAA
- a CDS encoding mechanosensitive ion channel family protein — protein sequence MTFSTLPMTVLLAAVTPQVAQNLIELAFDIVPRVFGAIGILVLTRLAIGLVGRVMRRTLNRTEPTIRKFLVQASEIITLVVGISAALTALAIPTATLVTVVGAAGLAIGLALQNTLSHFAAGIMLITFRPFEVGDYVEGAGVFGVVDSIGLFYTTLVTRDNVKITVPNSNLFSGTLKNMTTLGTRRVDLEIDIGDRSIDSTITMLLALVLPHPLVLNDPKPTCHVHSVSPTTTVLYLRPWCAAEAYEQVRSEIQQMVKETLQQPDPDIASDPESEIID from the coding sequence ATGACATTCTCGACATTGCCTATGACCGTTTTGCTAGCTGCCGTCACGCCGCAGGTTGCCCAAAACCTGATTGAATTGGCTTTTGACATCGTACCGAGAGTCTTTGGGGCCATTGGCATTTTGGTCCTGACTCGTTTGGCGATCGGTTTGGTGGGACGGGTGATGCGTCGGACCCTCAACCGCACCGAACCCACCATTCGCAAATTTTTGGTGCAAGCCTCCGAAATTATCACGTTAGTCGTAGGCATCAGCGCTGCTTTAACCGCTCTAGCAATTCCCACCGCCACCCTAGTCACTGTGGTGGGTGCCGCAGGTTTGGCGATCGGCTTAGCGCTGCAAAACACCTTGTCCCACTTCGCGGCAGGCATCATGCTCATCACCTTCCGTCCCTTTGAAGTCGGCGACTATGTAGAAGGCGCAGGCGTATTCGGCGTCGTGGATAGTATCGGCCTGTTCTACACCACCCTGGTCACACGCGACAACGTCAAAATTACCGTTCCCAACAGCAACCTATTCAGCGGCACCCTGAAAAACATGACCACCTTGGGCACCCGCCGGGTCGATCTAGAAATTGACATCGGCGATCGCTCCATCGACTCCACCATCACCATGCTGCTGGCCCTAGTCCTCCCCCATCCCCTCGTCCTCAACGACCCCAAACCCACCTGCCACGTCCACTCCGTCTCCCCCACCACCACCGTCTTGTACCTACGACCCTGGTGCGCCGCCGAAGCTTACGAACAAGTGCGATCGGAAATCCAACAAATGGTGAAAGAAACCCTACAACAACCCGATCCCGACATAGCCTCAGACCCAGAATCCGAAATCATCGACTAA